One window of the Branchiostoma lanceolatum isolate klBraLanc5 chromosome 3, klBraLanc5.hap2, whole genome shotgun sequence genome contains the following:
- the LOC136430761 gene encoding phospholipase DDHD2-like isoform X3, protein MADKNNLPQASLLFSGSDSFSFPQLNTSATLVPVVGQEASMIPSEEEGEADSFLGQNNPPTSQPVPFTFFQQQSNGPDPFSQIGSDAPDPFAQVSDQRQPPLIQEQQPELFAPSSQPSQPTPPPPASQPYSPQQYYQPSPPSLTPQSQSFSSPPQSFPTPPPSFSTPSMTSAPPQDNVVRPTPQSPQYGESLPLGVPPPPTDSQLQSQWQQQGGSMSASSTGSSLVGTPGYEPVQPHWFFCKIVEGREVWLPFSLLDSLRLEEAFSTAVQQDPENYVIPTNGGRYDVHLNDRLRYSVFWDEGPSIVRRCTWFYKGDGDNKFVPYAEDFSERLESEYFNAVTNNAWHRRLEFPGGETIVMHNPNVIVHFRQTAQPDEWGTTPDGQMRPRVVKRGVDDVVEIEDGISPQMQKWRNLITDEGEVGPADHLVFVVHGIGPVCDLRFRSPVECVDDFRAVSQMLIHTHFKHGVDEGKVHRVEFLPVHWHKALHGDATGVDRQLKKITLPSIGRLRHFTNDTLLDILFYTSPSYCQTIAETVASEMDRLWDLFLTRNPRFVGGVSVVGHSLGSLIAFDLLAHQGMSAGTLSTEQKTQPEPEPQDETPGEQQEETTQEQEEEELSLDALFNKLGLDEYKETFQQEKIDMESLVLCSEADLKEMGVPMGPRKKLFGFLKEQKTVQERKKREAEDRKRREAERVAQEAARKAVEEERQRQQQQAAVGNGNITSLHVDYDTGHSGIGMPHVKYPQLKFNLTNFFALGSPIGMFLVTRGIEEIGEDFTLPTCPNFFNIFHPFDPVAYRIEPIVNPTVDVKPVLIPHHKGRKRLHLELKESLSRMGTDLKRVIIGAAKKGWTSIHDFARAHSANEDVQADLDSMADNIVQEIKEEEERMQVSEAVENPPPEDVQIGKLNKGNRIDYVLQEKPIESFNEYLFALGSHVCYWESEDTVLLLMKEIYSTSGVLPMIPGLHDR, encoded by the exons atggcggacaagaatAACCTTCCGCAAGCTTCGCTACTTTTCTCGGGTTCGGACAGCTTCAGCTTCCCTCAGCTGAACACCTCGGCCACACTGGTGCCGGTGGTGGGGCAGGAGGCCTCCATGATTCCATCGG AAGAAGAAGGGGAGGCTGACAGTTTCCTGGGTCAGAACAACCCTCCGACCTCACAGCCAGTCCCGTTCACATTCTTCCAGCAGCAGTCCAACGGGCCCGACCCCTTTTCTCAGATCGGCAGCGACGCTCCAGATCCATTCGCTCAGGTCTCCGACCAACGGCAGCCGCCGCTGATACAGGAACAACAGCCCGAACTCTTCGCTCCCTCTTCCCAACCCTCCCAACCTACCCCTCCACCCCCTGCTTCTCAGCCATACTCCCCTCAGCAGTACTACCAACCCTCTCCCCCTTCTCTTACCCCCCAGTCCCAGAGTTTCTCCAGCCCCCCACAGTCATTCCCCACCCCTCCACCATCATTTTCTACCCCATCCATGACTTCAGCCCCTCCCCAGGACAATGTGGTCAGACCAACTCCCCAGTCCCCACAGTACGGAGAGAGCCTACCACTGGGAGTGCCCCCACCCCCAACAGATTCACAACTGCAGTCCCAGTGGCAACAGCAAGGTGGCTCTATGTCAGCCAGTTCCACCGGCTCCAGTCTGGTGGGCACTCCTGGCTATGAACCCGTCCAGCCCCACTGGTTCTTCTGTAAGATAGTGGAGGGACGGGAGGTCTGGCTGCCGTTCTCTTTACTGGACTCACTCCGACTGGAAGAAGCCTTCTCGACAG CAGTACAGCAGGATCCAGAGAACTACGTCATCCCTACAAACGGTGGTCGTTACGACGTCCATCTTAACGACCGTCTGCGATACTCTGTGTTCTGGGACGAGGGTCCGTCCATAGTCCGACGGTGTACATGGTTCTACAAGGGTGATGGTGACAACAAGTTTGTGCCTTATGCTGAGGACTTTTCAGAGCGACTGGAG TCGGAATACTTCAACGCTGTGACGAACAATGCCTGGCACCGGCGCCTGGAGTTCCCCGGCGGGGAAACCATCGTCATGCACAACCCCAACGTGATCGTACATTTCCGACAGACGGCGCAGCCAGACGAATGGGGGACGACACCGGACGGACAGATGAGGCCGCGAGTGGTCAAGAGGGGAGTGGACGATGTGGTAGAGATAGAAGATG GCATTAGTccacaaatgcagaaatggaGAAACCTAATTACTGATGAAG GTGAGGTGGGACCTGCGGACCACCTGGTGTTTGTGGTACACGGTATCGGCCCGGTGTGTGACCTGAGATTCCGCAGTCCTGTGGAATGCG TTGATGATTTCCGAGCAGTGTCCCAAATGTTGATCCACACACATTTCAAGCATGGTGTAGATGAGGGGAAGGTGCATCGTGTGGAGTTCCTCCCTGTGCACTGGCACAAGGCACTGCACGGAGACGCCACCGGTGTCGACAG ACAACTGAAGAAGATCACTCTCCCCAGTATTGGAAGGCTGAGACATTTTACTAATGACACATTACTGGACATCCTCTTCTATACCAGCCCATCCTACTGCCAG ACCATTGCGGAAACAGTTGCCTCTGAGATGGACAGACTGTGGGACCTGTTTCTGACCAGGAATCCACGCTTTGTTGGAGGGGTTTCTGTGGTCGGGCACAGCCTGG GTTCCTTGATAGCATTCGACCTGTTGGCCCATCAGGGCATGAGTGCTGGAACTCTCTCTACAGAGCAGAAAACACAGCCAGAGCCTGAACCTCAGGATGAGACCCCAGGTGAACAGCAGGAGGAGACCACACaggaacaggaggaggaggagctgAGCCTGGATGCCCTGTTCAACAAGCTGGGACTGGACGAGTACAAGGAGACATTCCAACAGGAGAAGATTGATATGGAGTCACTG GTTCTGTGCAGTGAAGCTGATCTGAAGGAGATGGGCGTTCCCATGGGACCACGGAAAAAGCTGTTTGGCTTCCTGAAAGAACAAAAGACTGTACAG GAGAGAAAGAAGAGAGAAGCGGAAGACAGGAAGAGAAGAGAGGCTGAGCGGGTTGCACAGGAGGCAGCGAGGAAGGCTGTGGAGGAGGAGAGACAGAGACAACAGCAGCAGGCAGCAGTAGGGAACGGGAACATCACATCCCTACATGTGGACTATGATACAGGCCACTCTGGGATCGGCATGCCACATGTCAA GTACCCCCAGTTGAAGTTCAACCTGACCAACTTCTTTGCCCTGGGTTCCCCCATCGGTATGTTCCTGGTAACCCGGGGGATTGAGGAGATCGGGGAGGACTTCACCCTGCCCACCTGCCCAAACTTCTTCAACATATTCCACCCT TTTGATCCTGTGGCGTACAGGATTGAGCCTATAGTAAATCCAACGGTTGACGTGAAACCTGTACTCATTCCACATCACAAGGGCAGGAAACGGCTTCATCTGG AATTGAAGGAAAGTTTGTCCAGGATGGGGACAGATCTGAAGAGAGTAATCATTGGTGCAGCCAAGAAGGGCTGGACGTCCATCCACGACTTCGCCCGCGCACACTCGGCCAACGAGGATGTCCAGGCAGACCTGGACAGCATGGCGGACAACATCGTACAGGAGATCAAGGAAGAGGAGGAGAGGATGCAGGTCTCAG AGGCTGTAGAGAACCCGCCTCCGGAGGATGTACAGATTGGAAAGTTGAATAAAGGCAATCGCATTGACTACGTGCTGCAGGAGAAGCCCATCGAGAGCTTCAATGAGTATCTCTTTGCTCTGGGCAGCCATGTTTGTTACTG GGAGTCTGAGGACACAGTCCTGCTGCTGATGAAGGAGATCTACTCCACCAGTGGGGTCCTTCCCATGATTCCCGGGTTACATGATCGGTAG
- the LOC136430761 gene encoding phospholipase DDHD2-like isoform X2: MADKNNLPQASLLFSGSDSFSFPQLNTSATLVPVVGQEASMIPSEDLSFAEEEGEADSFLGQNNPPTSQPVPFTFFQQQSNGPDPFSQIGSDAPDPFAQVSDQRQPPLIQEQQPELFAPSSQPSQPTPPPPASQPYSPQQYYQPSPPSLTPQSQSFSSPPQSFPTPPPSFSTPSMTSAPPQDNVVRPTPQSPQYGESLPLGVPPPPTDSQLQSQWQQQGGSMSASSTGSSLVGTPGYEPVQPHWFFCKIVEGREVWLPFSLLDSLRLEEAFSTVQQDPENYVIPTNGGRYDVHLNDRLRYSVFWDEGPSIVRRCTWFYKGDGDNKFVPYAEDFSERLESEYFNAVTNNAWHRRLEFPGGETIVMHNPNVIVHFRQTAQPDEWGTTPDGQMRPRVVKRGVDDVVEIEDGISPQMQKWRNLITDEGEVGPADHLVFVVHGIGPVCDLRFRSPVECVDDFRAVSQMLIHTHFKHGVDEGKVHRVEFLPVHWHKALHGDATGVDRQLKKITLPSIGRLRHFTNDTLLDILFYTSPSYCQTIAETVASEMDRLWDLFLTRNPRFVGGVSVVGHSLGSLIAFDLLAHQGMSAGTLSTEQKTQPEPEPQDETPGEQQEETTQEQEEEELSLDALFNKLGLDEYKETFQQEKIDMESLVLCSEADLKEMGVPMGPRKKLFGFLKEQKTVQERKKREAEDRKRREAERVAQEAARKAVEEERQRQQQQAAVGNGNITSLHVDYDTGHSGIGMPHVKYPQLKFNLTNFFALGSPIGMFLVTRGIEEIGEDFTLPTCPNFFNIFHPFDPVAYRIEPIVNPTVDVKPVLIPHHKGRKRLHLELKESLSRMGTDLKRVIIGAAKKGWTSIHDFARAHSANEDVQADLDSMADNIVQEIKEEEERMQVSEAVENPPPEDVQIGKLNKGNRIDYVLQEKPIESFNEYLFALGSHVCYWESEDTVLLLMKEIYSTSGVLPMIPGLHDR; the protein is encoded by the exons atggcggacaagaatAACCTTCCGCAAGCTTCGCTACTTTTCTCGGGTTCGGACAGCTTCAGCTTCCCTCAGCTGAACACCTCGGCCACACTGGTGCCGGTGGTGGGGCAGGAGGCCTCCATGATTCCATCGG AAGATTTGTCTTTTGCAGAAGAAGAAGGGGAGGCTGACAGTTTCCTGGGTCAGAACAACCCTCCGACCTCACAGCCAGTCCCGTTCACATTCTTCCAGCAGCAGTCCAACGGGCCCGACCCCTTTTCTCAGATCGGCAGCGACGCTCCAGATCCATTCGCTCAGGTCTCCGACCAACGGCAGCCGCCGCTGATACAGGAACAACAGCCCGAACTCTTCGCTCCCTCTTCCCAACCCTCCCAACCTACCCCTCCACCCCCTGCTTCTCAGCCATACTCCCCTCAGCAGTACTACCAACCCTCTCCCCCTTCTCTTACCCCCCAGTCCCAGAGTTTCTCCAGCCCCCCACAGTCATTCCCCACCCCTCCACCATCATTTTCTACCCCATCCATGACTTCAGCCCCTCCCCAGGACAATGTGGTCAGACCAACTCCCCAGTCCCCACAGTACGGAGAGAGCCTACCACTGGGAGTGCCCCCACCCCCAACAGATTCACAACTGCAGTCCCAGTGGCAACAGCAAGGTGGCTCTATGTCAGCCAGTTCCACCGGCTCCAGTCTGGTGGGCACTCCTGGCTATGAACCCGTCCAGCCCCACTGGTTCTTCTGTAAGATAGTGGAGGGACGGGAGGTCTGGCTGCCGTTCTCTTTACTGGACTCACTCCGACTGGAAGAAGCCTTCTCGACAG TACAGCAGGATCCAGAGAACTACGTCATCCCTACAAACGGTGGTCGTTACGACGTCCATCTTAACGACCGTCTGCGATACTCTGTGTTCTGGGACGAGGGTCCGTCCATAGTCCGACGGTGTACATGGTTCTACAAGGGTGATGGTGACAACAAGTTTGTGCCTTATGCTGAGGACTTTTCAGAGCGACTGGAG TCGGAATACTTCAACGCTGTGACGAACAATGCCTGGCACCGGCGCCTGGAGTTCCCCGGCGGGGAAACCATCGTCATGCACAACCCCAACGTGATCGTACATTTCCGACAGACGGCGCAGCCAGACGAATGGGGGACGACACCGGACGGACAGATGAGGCCGCGAGTGGTCAAGAGGGGAGTGGACGATGTGGTAGAGATAGAAGATG GCATTAGTccacaaatgcagaaatggaGAAACCTAATTACTGATGAAG GTGAGGTGGGACCTGCGGACCACCTGGTGTTTGTGGTACACGGTATCGGCCCGGTGTGTGACCTGAGATTCCGCAGTCCTGTGGAATGCG TTGATGATTTCCGAGCAGTGTCCCAAATGTTGATCCACACACATTTCAAGCATGGTGTAGATGAGGGGAAGGTGCATCGTGTGGAGTTCCTCCCTGTGCACTGGCACAAGGCACTGCACGGAGACGCCACCGGTGTCGACAG ACAACTGAAGAAGATCACTCTCCCCAGTATTGGAAGGCTGAGACATTTTACTAATGACACATTACTGGACATCCTCTTCTATACCAGCCCATCCTACTGCCAG ACCATTGCGGAAACAGTTGCCTCTGAGATGGACAGACTGTGGGACCTGTTTCTGACCAGGAATCCACGCTTTGTTGGAGGGGTTTCTGTGGTCGGGCACAGCCTGG GTTCCTTGATAGCATTCGACCTGTTGGCCCATCAGGGCATGAGTGCTGGAACTCTCTCTACAGAGCAGAAAACACAGCCAGAGCCTGAACCTCAGGATGAGACCCCAGGTGAACAGCAGGAGGAGACCACACaggaacaggaggaggaggagctgAGCCTGGATGCCCTGTTCAACAAGCTGGGACTGGACGAGTACAAGGAGACATTCCAACAGGAGAAGATTGATATGGAGTCACTG GTTCTGTGCAGTGAAGCTGATCTGAAGGAGATGGGCGTTCCCATGGGACCACGGAAAAAGCTGTTTGGCTTCCTGAAAGAACAAAAGACTGTACAG GAGAGAAAGAAGAGAGAAGCGGAAGACAGGAAGAGAAGAGAGGCTGAGCGGGTTGCACAGGAGGCAGCGAGGAAGGCTGTGGAGGAGGAGAGACAGAGACAACAGCAGCAGGCAGCAGTAGGGAACGGGAACATCACATCCCTACATGTGGACTATGATACAGGCCACTCTGGGATCGGCATGCCACATGTCAA GTACCCCCAGTTGAAGTTCAACCTGACCAACTTCTTTGCCCTGGGTTCCCCCATCGGTATGTTCCTGGTAACCCGGGGGATTGAGGAGATCGGGGAGGACTTCACCCTGCCCACCTGCCCAAACTTCTTCAACATATTCCACCCT TTTGATCCTGTGGCGTACAGGATTGAGCCTATAGTAAATCCAACGGTTGACGTGAAACCTGTACTCATTCCACATCACAAGGGCAGGAAACGGCTTCATCTGG AATTGAAGGAAAGTTTGTCCAGGATGGGGACAGATCTGAAGAGAGTAATCATTGGTGCAGCCAAGAAGGGCTGGACGTCCATCCACGACTTCGCCCGCGCACACTCGGCCAACGAGGATGTCCAGGCAGACCTGGACAGCATGGCGGACAACATCGTACAGGAGATCAAGGAAGAGGAGGAGAGGATGCAGGTCTCAG AGGCTGTAGAGAACCCGCCTCCGGAGGATGTACAGATTGGAAAGTTGAATAAAGGCAATCGCATTGACTACGTGCTGCAGGAGAAGCCCATCGAGAGCTTCAATGAGTATCTCTTTGCTCTGGGCAGCCATGTTTGTTACTG GGAGTCTGAGGACACAGTCCTGCTGCTGATGAAGGAGATCTACTCCACCAGTGGGGTCCTTCCCATGATTCCCGGGTTACATGATCGGTAG
- the LOC136430761 gene encoding phospholipase DDHD2-like isoform X1: MADKNNLPQASLLFSGSDSFSFPQLNTSATLVPVVGQEASMIPSEDLSFAEEEGEADSFLGQNNPPTSQPVPFTFFQQQSNGPDPFSQIGSDAPDPFAQVSDQRQPPLIQEQQPELFAPSSQPSQPTPPPPASQPYSPQQYYQPSPPSLTPQSQSFSSPPQSFPTPPPSFSTPSMTSAPPQDNVVRPTPQSPQYGESLPLGVPPPPTDSQLQSQWQQQGGSMSASSTGSSLVGTPGYEPVQPHWFFCKIVEGREVWLPFSLLDSLRLEEAFSTAVQQDPENYVIPTNGGRYDVHLNDRLRYSVFWDEGPSIVRRCTWFYKGDGDNKFVPYAEDFSERLESEYFNAVTNNAWHRRLEFPGGETIVMHNPNVIVHFRQTAQPDEWGTTPDGQMRPRVVKRGVDDVVEIEDGISPQMQKWRNLITDEGEVGPADHLVFVVHGIGPVCDLRFRSPVECVDDFRAVSQMLIHTHFKHGVDEGKVHRVEFLPVHWHKALHGDATGVDRQLKKITLPSIGRLRHFTNDTLLDILFYTSPSYCQTIAETVASEMDRLWDLFLTRNPRFVGGVSVVGHSLGSLIAFDLLAHQGMSAGTLSTEQKTQPEPEPQDETPGEQQEETTQEQEEEELSLDALFNKLGLDEYKETFQQEKIDMESLVLCSEADLKEMGVPMGPRKKLFGFLKEQKTVQERKKREAEDRKRREAERVAQEAARKAVEEERQRQQQQAAVGNGNITSLHVDYDTGHSGIGMPHVKYPQLKFNLTNFFALGSPIGMFLVTRGIEEIGEDFTLPTCPNFFNIFHPFDPVAYRIEPIVNPTVDVKPVLIPHHKGRKRLHLELKESLSRMGTDLKRVIIGAAKKGWTSIHDFARAHSANEDVQADLDSMADNIVQEIKEEEERMQVSEAVENPPPEDVQIGKLNKGNRIDYVLQEKPIESFNEYLFALGSHVCYWESEDTVLLLMKEIYSTSGVLPMIPGLHDR; the protein is encoded by the exons atggcggacaagaatAACCTTCCGCAAGCTTCGCTACTTTTCTCGGGTTCGGACAGCTTCAGCTTCCCTCAGCTGAACACCTCGGCCACACTGGTGCCGGTGGTGGGGCAGGAGGCCTCCATGATTCCATCGG AAGATTTGTCTTTTGCAGAAGAAGAAGGGGAGGCTGACAGTTTCCTGGGTCAGAACAACCCTCCGACCTCACAGCCAGTCCCGTTCACATTCTTCCAGCAGCAGTCCAACGGGCCCGACCCCTTTTCTCAGATCGGCAGCGACGCTCCAGATCCATTCGCTCAGGTCTCCGACCAACGGCAGCCGCCGCTGATACAGGAACAACAGCCCGAACTCTTCGCTCCCTCTTCCCAACCCTCCCAACCTACCCCTCCACCCCCTGCTTCTCAGCCATACTCCCCTCAGCAGTACTACCAACCCTCTCCCCCTTCTCTTACCCCCCAGTCCCAGAGTTTCTCCAGCCCCCCACAGTCATTCCCCACCCCTCCACCATCATTTTCTACCCCATCCATGACTTCAGCCCCTCCCCAGGACAATGTGGTCAGACCAACTCCCCAGTCCCCACAGTACGGAGAGAGCCTACCACTGGGAGTGCCCCCACCCCCAACAGATTCACAACTGCAGTCCCAGTGGCAACAGCAAGGTGGCTCTATGTCAGCCAGTTCCACCGGCTCCAGTCTGGTGGGCACTCCTGGCTATGAACCCGTCCAGCCCCACTGGTTCTTCTGTAAGATAGTGGAGGGACGGGAGGTCTGGCTGCCGTTCTCTTTACTGGACTCACTCCGACTGGAAGAAGCCTTCTCGACAG CAGTACAGCAGGATCCAGAGAACTACGTCATCCCTACAAACGGTGGTCGTTACGACGTCCATCTTAACGACCGTCTGCGATACTCTGTGTTCTGGGACGAGGGTCCGTCCATAGTCCGACGGTGTACATGGTTCTACAAGGGTGATGGTGACAACAAGTTTGTGCCTTATGCTGAGGACTTTTCAGAGCGACTGGAG TCGGAATACTTCAACGCTGTGACGAACAATGCCTGGCACCGGCGCCTGGAGTTCCCCGGCGGGGAAACCATCGTCATGCACAACCCCAACGTGATCGTACATTTCCGACAGACGGCGCAGCCAGACGAATGGGGGACGACACCGGACGGACAGATGAGGCCGCGAGTGGTCAAGAGGGGAGTGGACGATGTGGTAGAGATAGAAGATG GCATTAGTccacaaatgcagaaatggaGAAACCTAATTACTGATGAAG GTGAGGTGGGACCTGCGGACCACCTGGTGTTTGTGGTACACGGTATCGGCCCGGTGTGTGACCTGAGATTCCGCAGTCCTGTGGAATGCG TTGATGATTTCCGAGCAGTGTCCCAAATGTTGATCCACACACATTTCAAGCATGGTGTAGATGAGGGGAAGGTGCATCGTGTGGAGTTCCTCCCTGTGCACTGGCACAAGGCACTGCACGGAGACGCCACCGGTGTCGACAG ACAACTGAAGAAGATCACTCTCCCCAGTATTGGAAGGCTGAGACATTTTACTAATGACACATTACTGGACATCCTCTTCTATACCAGCCCATCCTACTGCCAG ACCATTGCGGAAACAGTTGCCTCTGAGATGGACAGACTGTGGGACCTGTTTCTGACCAGGAATCCACGCTTTGTTGGAGGGGTTTCTGTGGTCGGGCACAGCCTGG GTTCCTTGATAGCATTCGACCTGTTGGCCCATCAGGGCATGAGTGCTGGAACTCTCTCTACAGAGCAGAAAACACAGCCAGAGCCTGAACCTCAGGATGAGACCCCAGGTGAACAGCAGGAGGAGACCACACaggaacaggaggaggaggagctgAGCCTGGATGCCCTGTTCAACAAGCTGGGACTGGACGAGTACAAGGAGACATTCCAACAGGAGAAGATTGATATGGAGTCACTG GTTCTGTGCAGTGAAGCTGATCTGAAGGAGATGGGCGTTCCCATGGGACCACGGAAAAAGCTGTTTGGCTTCCTGAAAGAACAAAAGACTGTACAG GAGAGAAAGAAGAGAGAAGCGGAAGACAGGAAGAGAAGAGAGGCTGAGCGGGTTGCACAGGAGGCAGCGAGGAAGGCTGTGGAGGAGGAGAGACAGAGACAACAGCAGCAGGCAGCAGTAGGGAACGGGAACATCACATCCCTACATGTGGACTATGATACAGGCCACTCTGGGATCGGCATGCCACATGTCAA GTACCCCCAGTTGAAGTTCAACCTGACCAACTTCTTTGCCCTGGGTTCCCCCATCGGTATGTTCCTGGTAACCCGGGGGATTGAGGAGATCGGGGAGGACTTCACCCTGCCCACCTGCCCAAACTTCTTCAACATATTCCACCCT TTTGATCCTGTGGCGTACAGGATTGAGCCTATAGTAAATCCAACGGTTGACGTGAAACCTGTACTCATTCCACATCACAAGGGCAGGAAACGGCTTCATCTGG AATTGAAGGAAAGTTTGTCCAGGATGGGGACAGATCTGAAGAGAGTAATCATTGGTGCAGCCAAGAAGGGCTGGACGTCCATCCACGACTTCGCCCGCGCACACTCGGCCAACGAGGATGTCCAGGCAGACCTGGACAGCATGGCGGACAACATCGTACAGGAGATCAAGGAAGAGGAGGAGAGGATGCAGGTCTCAG AGGCTGTAGAGAACCCGCCTCCGGAGGATGTACAGATTGGAAAGTTGAATAAAGGCAATCGCATTGACTACGTGCTGCAGGAGAAGCCCATCGAGAGCTTCAATGAGTATCTCTTTGCTCTGGGCAGCCATGTTTGTTACTG GGAGTCTGAGGACACAGTCCTGCTGCTGATGAAGGAGATCTACTCCACCAGTGGGGTCCTTCCCATGATTCCCGGGTTACATGATCGGTAG